A window of Candidatus Zixiibacteriota bacterium genomic DNA:
CGATAGTTTTCGAGGATAATTCCAGAGCCAGTTCTTCAAGCCGGTCATTGGTGTTTTGATCGCTCACGTGGTCATCTCACATTTTCAGGCTGGTCTTTTTAAGTTTTTCCAGGAATTTCAAAGATGTCAGTTCTTTGGTATCCGCCTGGTATTTTAAAAAGCCGACCAGAAGTTCCAAAAGTTCCTCGGCCTCATCGAGCCGTAAAACCATTCGGCCGGATTCGGTCAGGGAGGCGGTTTGCAGGCTGTAAATTTTTATCAGCCGGTCAAATTGGAGCTTAATATAATATTCTCCCGGAATTTGGCAAGCCGAACATATCAATCCGCCGCGTTCCGGGGAAAAGAGATGGAAGGCAACGCCGTTGGAGTTGGTCAGAGCGGTTTCGGCCATATCTTTGCCGCATCCAAGACACCCGGCGAAATTGGGCCGGTACCCCAGGTAAGAGAGGGTTTTAAGGAAAAAACTCAAGAAAACCGGGATTATCCCGGATTTGGCGACCCGGTCGGTCCGGCGGAGAAATCGGACAGTCAGATTGTAAAGACCTTCCTGGGGTTCATCTTCAGGAAGCAGATCGTAAAGCAATTCCAGGGCGGCCGAGGCAAAGGTCAGCCGTCCCAGGATTCCTTCGTTTTGAAATTGAAAAGTCTCCAGCGGTTCGATTTCGCCAATATAACCCATCCCGGAGCGTTCCGATTTAAAATAGGCGATTTCCATTCGGCAGAAAGTCATCAACCGTCCCCGTTTCGATTTCAGCGAACGCCCGCCGCGATCGACAAGGGAAATCCGGCCGGCATTGTCGGTGAAAATGGTTACGATTTTTGAGTTTTCTTTCCAATTGACGGATTTGAGGAGGAGGCCTTCGGATTTAATCTGGGGCATGGATGGTTACTGCTTGAAGCGGTAAATCACCTCACCCGGGCGGGAGAAATAATGCCGCGAACGGGCGATGTGTTCGATATATTTCATATCCGTATGAAGGCGATTCCGGGTCAATTCGGCATCGACCAGATTCACCAGCAGTTGATGGTTGCGTTCCTCAAGCTGGCTTTTCTGGAGATGGAGTTTGGCTATCCGGATAAAACCATAACTGCCGCTAAAAAAACAATAGAACAGGAAAAGCCCGACTAAAACCACCAGAACCCGGAGCATCTTGCGCCGGATCCGGACATCGGTATTGGATAATCTCTCGACCAGGTTTTGTTTAATCGGATCCAGAAGGGATTTTTTCCTGCCGTTTCTCATTATAAAACCTCGATAAAAATTCACCAAAGAATCGCCCGCAGTCAAGTTCAAATAATATTTTTCCATATTCAAAGCAAGAATTTTTTAAAATTATCATGCTCATGTGAAATCCGCCTCCCGTCGACTCATTGTCGAATCTGTTCATATTTCATTCAGAGGTATGAGTTTTTTCCGATAATTATATGATAACGGGACCATACAGGGGAGTGAGCGAATGACTTCGGGATTAATCCTGCGCCGCAAAACGAAGGTTTCGGCCGGGGGCAAAAAGAAATCGAAAATCAAAGACAAAAAGCCAAAAGATAATTCCGGCATTCAGATAAAAGAACTGGGATGCCTGTACCGGATCGCCCTTCTTCATGACAATCAGGAACTATCGGTGAACGAATATTTACGGGAGGTCGTCAATCTCATTCCGACCGCCTTTGACTTCCCCGATGAAATCGCCGCATGGATTGTTTTTGGGGATTTCGCCGTTAATACCTCTGTACCGGATTATACTGAATCCGATTTGGCCACCGATATTTGGCTCTATGGCGAGAGGGTCGGGGTCTTAAAAATATTGGCAGAACGATCCGATGTTTTTGTGGATCGCCATAAGAATTTTCTGGAGACTGTTGCCCGGGCCGTGGCCACTCATATTGCCCGGTTGCAGGCGGAAGAGGAACTTCGCGCCCGCCAGGAACGCCTCAAGATCCATTATCTGGCCACCTTCGAGGGAATCGTGGTTCATGACAACGGGATAATAATCGATATCAATCCGGCTTTCGTGGAAATGTTCGGTTTTTCGCGCGAGGAGTTGATCGGGAATTCGGTATATATTATTGCCAATCAGGATAGTCTTGAAGTGATGCAAAAAAATGTCATAACCGGTCACCAGGAGCCTTATGAAGCAGTCTGCAGGAAGAAAAACGGCCAGATCATTCATACGGAAATTATTGCCAAAGAGTATCATTACGAAGGCCGAAAAATCCGGGTGGCCGCCTTTCGTGATGTTTCGACTCAGAAAAAGACTATTTCCTCACTGGAAGAAACCCGGGCCAGATTATTAACCGAACAGATAACCCTGCGTAAAAAAAATATCGCCCTGAAAGAAGTCCTTGAAAAAATCGAGGAAGAAAAACAGCAGATAAAAAAACGCCTCCAGTCGAATGTCGATAGCATTATCATGCCCGTCATTCACAATCTCAAGGTTCGGCTCGATGATAATCATCGCCGCTATATTGATTTGCTGGAGGATTCCCTGACGGATATAACGGCCCCATTTATCGATACTCTTGAAACCAATTTCCGAAAACTTAGTCCTCGTGAAATCGAGATTTGCAACCTGATCAAATCAGGTCGATCATCCAAGGATATTGCGGCGATCCTGGGAATCTCCTACCAAACCGTCGACAAGCAGCGGACCAGCATCCGAAGAAAACTGAAGATATCAGGTCAGGCGATTAACCTGGAATCATACCTGAAGACAATTACCACCAAATAGTGATCGGGTATATCCCATACCCGAAACGGCCCCATTTATACCCGGTTAATAAAAATCCATTGCGAACGATTCTATTTACAAAGGGAAACGGACTTTGCCGATGGAAGCAAACCGGGGCTGAATATTATTGATAGAAAGGACATATCAGGATATTTGGATTGGTCGAGAAAGAATCTTGTTTAACCTGTCGGGATAAGGGGAAATATTATGTTCAAGAACAT
This region includes:
- the recO gene encoding DNA repair protein RecO, encoding MPQIKSEGLLLKSVNWKENSKIVTIFTDNAGRISLVDRGGRSLKSKRGRLMTFCRMEIAYFKSERSGMGYIGEIEPLETFQFQNEGILGRLTFASAALELLYDLLPEDEPQEGLYNLTVRFLRRTDRVAKSGIIPVFLSFFLKTLSYLGYRPNFAGCLGCGKDMAETALTNSNGVAFHLFSPERGGLICSACQIPGEYYIKLQFDRLIKIYSLQTASLTESGRMVLRLDEAEELLELLVGFLKYQADTKELTSLKFLEKLKKTSLKM
- a CDS encoding septum formation initiator family protein, which translates into the protein MRNGRKKSLLDPIKQNLVERLSNTDVRIRRKMLRVLVVLVGLFLFYCFFSGSYGFIRIAKLHLQKSQLEERNHQLLVNLVDAELTRNRLHTDMKYIEHIARSRHYFSRPGEVIYRFKQ
- a CDS encoding PAS domain S-box protein, whose translation is MTSGLILRRKTKVSAGGKKKSKIKDKKPKDNSGIQIKELGCLYRIALLHDNQELSVNEYLREVVNLIPTAFDFPDEIAAWIVFGDFAVNTSVPDYTESDLATDIWLYGERVGVLKILAERSDVFVDRHKNFLETVARAVATHIARLQAEEELRARQERLKIHYLATFEGIVVHDNGIIIDINPAFVEMFGFSREELIGNSVYIIANQDSLEVMQKNVITGHQEPYEAVCRKKNGQIIHTEIIAKEYHYEGRKIRVAAFRDVSTQKKTISSLEETRARLLTEQITLRKKNIALKEVLEKIEEEKQQIKKRLQSNVDSIIMPVIHNLKVRLDDNHRRYIDLLEDSLTDITAPFIDTLETNFRKLSPREIEICNLIKSGRSSKDIAAILGISYQTVDKQRTSIRRKLKISGQAINLESYLKTITTK